One region of Oryza glaberrima chromosome 7, OglaRS2, whole genome shotgun sequence genomic DNA includes:
- the LOC127780026 gene encoding ribonuclease 1-like, whose translation MKLAVVAVAALLLAAGVASADEFDFFYLVQQWPGSFCDTQAGCCFPDTGKPAAEFGIHGLWPNYAKCRPAAAVAGDDDDVVVEMVVDGGAAVERHHQRRRQKCWPEYCNDGNKLRPWEIKDLVAELDANWPTLSCKSGKSFEFWSYEWKKHGTCSGMGQHGYFAAALELKKRHDLAAVLAGAGIVPSDDESYSLGSIRDAIAAATGAVPNLECNRDAAGETQLFQVYQCVDRSGKKLVDCQLPMQGKCRDKVKLPTF comes from the exons ATGAAGCtcgccgtggtcgccgtcgcggcgctcctcctcgccgccggcgtcgcctccgccgATGAATTCGACTTCTTCTACCTCGTCCAGCAG TGGCCTGGCTCGTTCTGCGACACGCAGGCGGGATGCTGCTTCCCGGACACCGGCAAGCCGGCGGCGGAGTTCGGCATCCACGGCCTGTGGCCCAACTACGCCAAGtgccgtcccgccgccgccgtcgccggcgacgacgacgacgtggtggtggagatggtggtcgacggcggcgccgccgtcgagcgccaccaccagcggcggcggcagaagtGCTGGCCGGAGTACTGCAACGACGGCAACAAGCTGCGGCCGTGGGAGATCAAGGACCTCGTGGCGGAGCTCGACGCGAACTGGCCGACGCTGTCGTGCAAGAGCGGCAAGAGCTTCGAGTTCTGGAGCTACGAGTGGAAGAAGCACGGCACCTGCTCGGGCATGGGCCAGCACGGCTActtcgcggcggcgctggagctcAAGAAGCGgcacgacctcgccgccgtcctcgccggcgccggcatcgtCCCCTCCGACGACGAGAGCTACTCCCTCGGCAGCATccgcgacgccatcgccgccgccacgggcgcCGTGCCCAACCTCGAGTGCaaccgcgacgccgccggcgagacgcAGCTGTTCCAGGTGTACCAGTGCGTCGACCGCTCCGGGAAGAAGCTCGTCGACTGCCAACTCCCGATGCAGGGCAAGTGCCGCGATAAGGTCAAGCTGCCCAcgttctag
- the LOC127780936 gene encoding malate dehydrogenase, chloroplastic-like, whose protein sequence is MASAAMSTLNLSSSPLTKQQLRFGASTLSAEHVSGFSSARPAPSLCCSSSHWRAVKLRPRRRPWRRAGNRVVAQASGYKVAILGAAGGIGQPLSLLVKMSPLVSALHLYDIANVDGVTADLGHCNTPAKVAGFTGKEELAGCLAGVDVVVIPAGVPRKPGMTRDDLFGINAGIVRELVEAVADNAPAALVHVISNPVNSTVPIAAEVLKRKGVYDPRKLFGVTTLDVVRANTFVAEMKGLPLADVDVPVVGGHAAATILPLLSKARPKTAFTDEEVEALTRRIQNAGTEVVEAKAKAGGGSATLSMAYAAARFLEASLRGLDGDADVYECSYVQCQAVPELPFFACRVKLGRDGVEEVAAAGAELRGLTEFEARALEALKPQLKKSIDKGVAYAQQQPATVAMG, encoded by the coding sequence ATGGCATCAGCAGCAATGTCTACTCTGAACCTGAGTTCATCTCCTCTGACCAAGCAGCAGCTCCGATTTGGAGCCAGCACACTCAGTGCAGAACACGTCAGTGGCTTCAGCTCTGCAAGGCCAGCTCCATCGTTGTGCTGCTCCAGCTCTCACTGGCGAGCGGTCAAGCTGAGACCgagacggcggccatggcggcgcgccGGGAACCGGGTCGTCGCGCAGGCCAGCGGCTACAAGGTCGCcatcctcggcgccgccggtgggatCGGGCAGCCGCTCTCGCTCCTCGTCAAGATGTCGCCGCTCGTCTCGGCGCTGCACCTGTACGACATTGCGAACGTCGATGGTGTCACCGCCGATCTTGGACACTGCAACACGCCGGCGAAGGTCGCCGGGTTCACCGGaaaggaggagctcgccggttGTCTTGCCGGCGTGGACGTCGTCGTCATCCCCGCCGGCGTGCCGAGGAAGCCAGGGATGACGCGGGATGACCTGTTCGGCATCAACGCCGGCATCGTGAGGGAGCTCGTCGAGGCCGTGGCGGACaacgcgccggcggcgctggtgcACGTCATCTCCAACCCGGTGAACTCCACCGTGCCGATCGCCGCCGAGGTGCTGAAGCGGAAGGGCGTGTACGACCCGCGGAAGCTGTTCGGCGTCACGACGCTGGACGTCGTGCGCGCCAACACGTTCGTCGCGGAGATGAAGGGCCTCCcgctcgccgacgtcgacgtCCCGGTGGTCGGcggccacgcggcggccaccatCCTCCCGCTGCTGTCCAAGGCGAGGCCCAAGACGGCGTTCAccgacgaggaggtggaggcgctgaCGAGGCGGATCCAGAACGCCGGGACCGAGGTGGTGGAGGCCAAGGCGAAGGCCGGCGGCGGGTCGGCGACGCTGTCGATGGCGtacgcggcggcgaggttccTGGAGGCGTCGCTGCGCGggctcgacggcgacgccgacgtgTACGAGTGCTCGTACGTGCAGTGCCAGGCGGTGCCGGAGCTGCCGTTCTTCGCGTGCCGGGTGAAGCTGGGCAGggacggcgtcgaggaggtggcggcggcgggggcggagctCCGGGGGCTCACGGAGTTCGAGGCGCGCGCGCTGGAGGCGCTCAAGCCGCAGCTCAAGAAGAGCATCGACAAGGGCGTCGCCTAcgcgcagcagcagccagcgaCGGTGGCGATGGGTTGA
- the LOC127779463 gene encoding probable glucomannan 4-beta-mannosyltransferase 7, with protein sequence MVEAGEIGGAAVFALAAAAALSAASSLGAVDFRRPLAAVGGGGAFEWDGVVPWLIGVLGGGDEAAAGGVSVGVAAWYEVWVRVRGGVIAPTLQVAVWVCMVMSVMLVVEATFNSAVSLGVKAIGWRPEWRFKWEPLAGADEEKGRGEYPMVMVQIPMYNELEVYKLSIGAACELKWPKDKLIVQVLDDSTDPFIKNLVELECESWASKGVNIKYVTRSSRKGFKAGALKKGMECDYTKQCEYIAIFDADFQPEPDFLLRTVPFLMHNPNVALVQARWAFVNDTTSLLTRVQKMFFDYHFKVEQEAGSATFAFFSFNGTAGVWRTTAINEAGGWKDRTTVEDMDLAVRASLNGWKFIYVGDIRVKSELPSTYGAYCRQQFRWACGGANLFRKIAMDVFVAKDISLLKKFYMLYSFFLVRRVVAPMVACVLYNIIVPLSVMIPELFIPIWGVAYIPMALLIITTIRNPRNLHIMPFWILFESVMTVLRMRAALTGLMELSGFNKWTVTKKIGSSVEDTQVPLLPKTRKRLRDRINLPEIGFSVFLIFCASYNLIFHGKTSYYFNLYLQGLAFLLLGFNFTGNFACCQ encoded by the exons ATGGTGGAGGCGGGAGAaatcggcggcgccgccgtcttcgccctcgccgccgccgccgccctctccgccgcctcctccctcggcgCCGTCGACTTCCGCCGCCCCCTCGCTG CGgttggaggcggcggggcgTTCGAGTGGGATGGGGTCGTCCCGTGGCTGATCGGGGTGTTGGGCGGcggggacgaggcggcggcggggggcgtgTCGGTGGGGGTGGCGGCGTGGTACGAGGTGTGGGTGCGGGTGCGGGGCGGGGTGATCGCGCCGACGCTGCAGGTGGCGGTGTGGGTGTGCATGGTGATGTCGGTGAtgctggtggtggaggcgaCGTTCAACAGCGCGGTCAGCCTCGGGGTCAAGGCCATCGGGTGGCGGCCGGAGTGGAGGTTCAAGTGGGagcccctcgccggcgccgacgaggagaaggggagaggggaaTATCCCATGGTCATGGTCCAGATACCCATGTACAATGAGCTGGAG GTGTACAAGCTGTCGATTGGGGCGGCATGTGAGCTCAAATGGCCAAAGGACAAGCTAATAGTCCAGGTGCTGGACGATTCCACCGATCCGTTCATCAAG AATTTGGTGGAGCTTGAATGTGAGAGTTGGGCAAGCAAAGGAGTAAACATCAAGTACGTCACAAGAAGCAGCCGCAAGGGGTTTAAGGCAGGAGCCCTGAAGAAAGGAATGGAATGTGACTATACCAAGCAGTGCGAATATATTGCCATATTTGACGCTGATTTCCAGCCTGAGCCAGATTTCCTGCTCCGAACTGTCCCATTCCTCATGCACAACCCGAATGTCGCCCTTGTTCAAGCTCGGTGGGCCTTCG TGAATGACACCACAAGCCTGTTGACAAGGGTACAGAAGATGTTTTTTGATTACCACTTCAAGGTTGAGCAGGAAGCTGGATCAGCAACCTTTGCCTTCTTCAGCTTTAATG GAACCGCTGGAGTGTGGCGCACAACAGCCATCAATGAGGCAGGAGGTTGGAAGGACCGCACTACAGTTGAAGACATGGACTTGGCAGTTCGAGCATCCTTAAATGGTTGGAAATTTATCTATGTTGGGGATATCAGA GTCAAGAGCGAACTGCCGTCCACTTATGGAGCCTACTGTCGACAGCAATTTCGGTGGGCCTGCGGTGGTGCAAACTTATTCCGAAAGATAGCAATGGATGTTTTCGTAGCCAAG GATATATCGCTCCTCAAGAAGTTCTATATGCTCTATAGCTTCTTTTTGGTGCGGAGAGTTGTAGCCCCTATGGTTGCCTGTGTTCTTTACAACATCATAGTCCCTTTGTCGGTCATGATCCCAGAGCTATTCATACCAATCTGGGGTGTCGCCTACATTCCTATGGCACTTTTGATTATCACAACCATAAGAAATCCAAG AAATCTACACATAATGCCGTTTTGGATCTTATTTGAGAGTGTGATGACTGTGCTTCGCATGAGAGCTGCACTAACTGGCCTTATGGAATTATCTGGGTTTAACAAGTGGACTGTGACGAAGAAGATAGGGAGTAGTGTTGAGGACACTCAGGTTCCTTTGCTTCCAAAAACCCGGAAAAGGTTAAGAGACAG AATTAATCTTCCCGAGATTGGATTTTCGGTGTTTCTCATCTTCTGTGCGTCATATAACCTTATCTTCCATGGGAAAACTAGCTACTATTTTAATCTGTATCTCCAAGGACTAGCATTTTTGCTTCTAGGATTTAACTTCACTGGCAATTTCGCCTGCTGCCAATGA
- the LOC127779464 gene encoding defective in cullin neddylation protein AAR3, producing the protein MAWPTGCLGFEAAAAVCPAAFQAYQKYYDIVSAFSNVNTREGLAELSQVIDGMEGLRDAIFSDIPKLMSALDLDDAHRFSIFYDFVFFISRENGQKNISVQRAVGAWRMVLNGRFRLLDRWCNFVEKYQRYNITEDVWQQLLAFSRCVNEDLEGYDPKGAWPVLVDDFVEHMHRIYNSCDCSSAMESQLNISNIFGGINPLPGSKRKCPTRLKPNEDVDLSDNFTRSVHLAPLKRLKESPVITKYGVWEYNAGTPLVHSPSDYCEDANLHNPRGCLQNSPSIVEDCLSKGFEGCISMKCSF; encoded by the exons ATGGCTTGGCCCACGGGATGCCTCGGcttcgaggccgccgccgccgtctgccccGCGGCCTTCCAGGCGTACCAGAAGTACTACG atATTGTATCAGCGTTTTCAAACGTGAACACACGAGAAGGATTGGCTGAGCTTTCACAAGTTATAGATGGCATGGAAGGATTGAG GGATGCGATATTTAGTGACATCCCCAAGCTCATGTCAGCTCTTGACTTA GATGATGCTCACCGATTCAGTATCTTCTATGATTTTGTCTTCTTCATTTCCCGAGAAAATGGCCAAAAGAACATCT CTGTTCAGAGAGCTGTGGGAGCATGGAGGATGGTTCTAAATGGGAGGTTTCGGTTGCTTGACAGGTGGTGTAACTTTGTTGAG AAGTACCAACGTTACAACATAACAGAGGATGTCTGGCAGCAGCTGCTAGCTTTCAGCAGGTGTGTAAATGAAGATTTGGAAGGTTATGATCCAAAAG GTGCTTGGCCAGTTCTAGTTGATGATTTTGTGGAGCACATGCACAG GATTTATAATTCCTGTGATTGCTCCAGTGCGATGGAATCACAATTGAACATTTCCAATATATTTGGAG GAATAAATCCATTACCTGGATCAAAGAGGAAATGCCCTACTCGTCTTAAACCTAATGAGGATGTGGACCTTTCGGATAATTTTACGCGCTCAGTCCATCTTGCGCCTCTGAAACGGCTGAAGGAGAGCCCTGTCATTACTAAGTATGGAGTTTGGGAATACAATGCAGGTACTCCTTTGGTTCACAGTCCATCAGATTATTGTGAGGATGCAAATTTGCACAACCCAAGAGGTTGTCTTCAGAACTCACCTTCTATCGTCGAAGATTGTTTGTCAAAAGGATTTGAAGGTTGCATTTCAATGAAATGCTCGTTTTAA